A window of Nocardia arthritidis genomic DNA:
GCCGGCCGATTCACCTTTCCCGATGGCGGCCCGGCGACGCTGCTGATCAACGCGGCGGGCTCGATTTCGGGCACCGATGACGCGCAGGTCACCATCGGCCCGAATTATGTTGCGGGCCATGTGCACAGCGGCCGGTTCTGCGGCACGAACAGTTTTTACACCCTGTATTTCCACGCGGAATTCGATCAACCGATCACGGAGTCGGGCATCTGGGACGGGGATCAGGTGCGGTCCGACGACACCGCATCGGGCACGCAGGTCGGCGCCTACGTCACCTTCGATCCGGGAAAGCCTGCCGTCGTCAACGTGAAGGTCGGTCTGTCGTTCGTCTCGCCGGACGGCGCCGCGGCCAATCTCGCCGCGGAGAATCCGGCGCGGACCTTCGACGAGGTGGCCGCCGCGGCCAGGGACAGCTGGAATGCGCGGCTGAACCAGATCCGGGTGACGGGCGGCACGGACGAGCAGCGCACCATCTTCTACACCGCGCTGTATCACGCTCTGCTACAACCGAATGTGTTCTCCGACGTCGACGGTCACTATGCCGGATTCGACAAGCGGATACACACCACCGATCCGGCCCACCCGATATACACGAACTTCTCGGGTTGGGATATCTACCGCTCCGAGGTGCAGCTGCTGGCGCTGCTCGCGCCGCGGGAGGCGGCCGATATCGCCCGCAGCATGGTCACTTTCGCGCGCGAGGGCGGTAACTGGGACCGGTGGACGGTCGCCAACGACTACACCGGCGTGATGAACGGCGATCCCTACCACATCATCGTGTCGTCCATATATGCCTTCGGCGCAACGGATTTCGATGCGACCGAGGCACTGGACCTGATGGTGAAGGGCGCGAGCGTACCCGGCACGAACAGCCAGGGCTACGAGGAAAGGCCGGGGCTGGTCGGCTATCTGGCGCTCGGCTACGTACCCGACGGGGCGGCCGACACCCTCGAATACACCAGCGCCGACTTCGCCATCGCGCAGCTGGCGCACCGGCTGGGCAACCAAGCGATATACGACGTCTTCATGCAGCGGGCGCAGAATTGGCGCAACCTGTTCAATCCGGCCACCGGATATCTACAGCCCCGGCATCTCGACGGCTCGTTCGCCGCCGATTTCGATCCGGCCGATCCGAACGGATATGTGGAAGGCAATGGGGCCCAATACACTTGGATGGTGCCCTACAACTATCGGGCGCTGATCGATGCGCTCGGGG
This region includes:
- a CDS encoding GH92 family glycosyl hydrolase, with the protein product MSLRCREIRFVAAAVVVVVTIFGSAVATAGPVDDGRMQDLTGWVDPFIGTRPGDVDMGTGGGAGNTFPGADVPFGMVQWSPDTVTQQHGGYYYDDNRIKGFSLTHLSGAGCDTYQDVPFMPLAGTIGASPATSPDAYVATFSHAHEQASPGRYQVDLDGGIRVELTATQRTGAGRFTFPDGGPATLLINAAGSISGTDDAQVTIGPNYVAGHVHSGRFCGTNSFYTLYFHAEFDQPITESGIWDGDQVRSDDTASGTQVGAYVTFDPGKPAVVNVKVGLSFVSPDGAAANLAAENPARTFDEVAAAARDSWNARLNQIRVTGGTDEQRTIFYTALYHALLQPNVFSDVDGHYAGFDKRIHTTDPAHPIYTNFSGWDIYRSEVQLLALLAPREAADIARSMVTFAREGGNWDRWTVANDYTGVMNGDPYHIIVSSIYAFGATDFDATEALDLMVKGASVPGTNSQGYEERPGLVGYLALGYVPDGAADTLEYTSADFAIAQLAHRLGNQAIYDVFMQRAQNWRNLFNPATGYLQPRHLDGSFAADFDPADPNGYVEGNGAQYTWMVPYNYRALIDALGGPAAVNARLDTFFTKLNAGTHEPYAFLGNEPTLETPWIYNYTGAPYKTQSTVDRVRKEIWKAAPGGLVGNDDLGEMSSWYVWAALGLYPEVPGRAELVIGSPIFTSATITRPGGPAITINAPDASPTNIYISALTVNGGNWTKPWLPETFVTTGGTLDFTLSPAPNTAWGADPADAPPSFQDGSNSV